One Elaeis guineensis isolate ETL-2024a chromosome 10, EG11, whole genome shotgun sequence genomic window carries:
- the LOC140852004 gene encoding uncharacterized protein isoform X4 codes for MVEGDGRLVPATDDEVMEVEHLLEEDKSGLASDEPTRHFDGCVSNERLPSKKSDFEGLSQSENAEADSQRLNARLEYIEVMLQKVKQEERLRLSSESLNHSTKCMDVNCQTSDGCNETQACNDKLQPENTSMETAPSSMVINGSCSAQLGSAEACLGPANEVVMSRSSVSECTSSKPDFSILKREICLDNLSIRELQEAFRATFGRQTSVKDKLWLKRRIAMGLTNSCDVPTTSYVIKDNKRVHKEMKEEPSRLQKSQTEAGSLSMDPVNDLTINNSQNLPSSPTDQTEDQQVYSKRLRKPLCEDDEKNENLQMEQFAGKRVRKPTRRYIEELSEFETRECTAKLLSSVKNSGHCQSSPKSRIRPVHDIGSQGISFATRQDSLGGLGIQVPFVSRVRRGRPRKNLATLMKYHPSGIASNRVRKALRIPAMQQNTESGSRLRKARALPMYIPQRNFVDERGKRDVETINGDEEQYLRLEKFDAAGDNTDDNADSRPLLKGGVRRKHHRAWTLGEVLKLVDGVARYGAGRWSEIRRLAFASYSYRTSVDLKDKWRNLLRASLAHGPTDKGAKNSRKHASIPIPTNILSRVRELAEMHSQTGIELGPSKITGRGGRIVQEKGSGFL; via the exons ATG GTTGAAGGCGACGGAAGGTTAGTTCCTGCTACAGATGATGAGGTTATGGAGGTTGAGCATCTGCTTGAGGAAGATAAGAGTGGACTTGCTTCAGATGAACCTACAAGACATTTTGATGGATGCGTTTCTAATGAAAGGTTGCCCTCCAAAAAGTCTGACTTTGAAG GACTTTCACAATCCGAAAATGCTGAAGCTGATTCACAAAGGTTGAATGCTAGGCTTGAG TATATAGAGGTGATGTTGCAAAAGGTTAAACAGGAAGAGAGGTTGCGGTTATCGTCTGAATCTCTAAATCATTCTACCAAGTGCATGGATGTAAATTGTCAGACTTCTGACGGTTGTAATGAGACACAAGCCTGCAATGACAAGCTCCAACCTGAGAATACTTCCATGGAAACTGCTCCTTCTTCTATGGTAATAAATGGCAGCTGCAGTGCTCAATTAGGAAGTGCAGAAGCATGCTTAGGACCTGCAAATGAGGTAGTCATGAGTAGATCTTCAGTTTCTGAATGCACTAGCTCAAAGCCTGATTTTTCTATTCTAAAAAGGGAGatttgtttggataatctttcaATAAGAGAGCTTCAGGAAGCATTCAGAGCTACCTTTGGTCGTCAGACTTCTGTCAAAGACAAATTGTGGCTTAAGCGACGGATTGCAATGGGATTAACTAACTCCTGTGATGTTCCAACTACAAGTTATGTGATCAAAGATAATAAAAGAGTTCACAAGGAAATGAAAGAAGAGCCATCCAGGTTGCAAAAATCTCAGACTGAAGCTGGTTCTTTGTCCATGGATCCAGTTAATGATCTGACAATTAATAATTCCCAAAATTTACCGTCTAGCCCTACTGACCAAACTGAAGACCAGCAAGTGTACAGCAAGCGACTTAGAAAACCTCTTTGTGAGGATGATGAGAAGAATGAAAATCTTCAAATGGAACAGTTTGCTGGCAAAAGGGTGAGGAAGCCTACTAGGCGGTACATTGAAGAACTTTCAGAATTTGAGACCAGGGAGTGTACTGCTAAATTGTTATCTTCAGTAAAAAATTCTGGACATTGCCAGTCCTCTCCAAAATCTCGGATCAGGCCGGTTCATGATATTGGCTCCCAGGGCATAAGCTTTGCCACCAGGCAGGACTCTCTAggaggacttggtattcaggtACCATTTGTCTCCAGGGTGAGAAGAGGGCGCCCAAGGAAGAATCTTGCGACTCTCATG AAATACCATCCTAGTGGCATTGCATCCAACCGGGTAAGAAAAGCTCTGAGGATTCCTGCCATGCAACAAAATACTGAAAGTGGAAGCAGATTAAGGAAAGCCAGAGCTCTACCTATGTATATTCCACAGCGG aactttgttGATGAGAGAGGAAAAAGGGATGTAGAAACAATTAACGGTGATGAGGAGCAATATCTGAGGCTTGAAAAGTTTGATGCAGCTGGAGATAACACAGATGATAATGCTGATAGTCGGCCACTATTGAAAGGTGGTGTTAGAAGGAAGCATCATCGAGCCTGGACTCTTGGTGAGGTTTTGAAGTTAGTTGATGGAGTAGCTAGGTATGGAGCTGGTAGGTGGTCTGAGATCAGACGGCTAGCCTTTGCCTCTTACTCTTATCGCACCTCTGTTGATCTTAAG GATAAATGGCGGAACCTGCTGAGAGCAAGCTTGGCGCATGGTCCCACGGACAAAGGG GCCAAGAACTCCAGAAAACACGCTTCGATCCCGATACCAACAAATATCCTATCACGAGTAAGGGAGCTGGCAGAGATGCACTCACAGACTGGTATTGAGCTTGGTCCAAGCAAGATTACTGGCCGTGGTGGGAGAATTGTACAGGAAAAAGGATCTGGATTTTTATGA
- the LOC140852004 gene encoding uncharacterized protein isoform X1 — translation MGTVVDTQVDEGKDNEESDFRNIGASDPVVYQLVRVEGDGRLVPATDDEVMEVEHLLEEDKSGLASDEPTRHFDGCVSNERLPSKKSDFEGLSQSENAEADSQRLNARLEYIEVMLQKVKQEERLRLSSESLNHSTKCMDVNCQTSDGCNETQACNDKLQPENTSMETAPSSMVINGSCSAQLGSAEACLGPANEVVMSRSSVSECTSSKPDFSILKREICLDNLSIRELQEAFRATFGRQTSVKDKLWLKRRIAMGLTNSCDVPTTSYVIKDNKRVHKEMKEEPSRLQKSQTEAGSLSMDPVNDLTINNSQNLPSSPTDQTEDQQVYSKRLRKPLCEDDEKNENLQMEQFAGKRVRKPTRRYIEELSEFETRECTAKLLSSVKNSGHCQSSPKSRIRPVHDIGSQGISFATRQDSLGGLGIQVPFVSRVRRGRPRKNLATLMKYHPSGIASNRVRKALRIPAMQQNTESGSRLRKARALPMYIPQRNFVDERGKRDVETINGDEEQYLRLEKFDAAGDNTDDNADSRPLLKGGVRRKHHRAWTLGEVLKLVDGVARYGAGRWSEIRRLAFASYSYRTSVDLKDKWRNLLRASLAHGPTDKGAKNSRKHASIPIPTNILSRVRELAEMHSQTGIELGPSKITGRGGRIVQEKGSGFL, via the exons ATGGGAACAGTTGTTGACACACAGGTTGATGAGGGAAAAGACAATGAAGAGAGTGATTTTCGAAATATCGGTGCTTCCGACCCGGTGGTTTACCAACTTGTTAGG GTTGAAGGCGACGGAAGGTTAGTTCCTGCTACAGATGATGAGGTTATGGAGGTTGAGCATCTGCTTGAGGAAGATAAGAGTGGACTTGCTTCAGATGAACCTACAAGACATTTTGATGGATGCGTTTCTAATGAAAGGTTGCCCTCCAAAAAGTCTGACTTTGAAG GACTTTCACAATCCGAAAATGCTGAAGCTGATTCACAAAGGTTGAATGCTAGGCTTGAG TATATAGAGGTGATGTTGCAAAAGGTTAAACAGGAAGAGAGGTTGCGGTTATCGTCTGAATCTCTAAATCATTCTACCAAGTGCATGGATGTAAATTGTCAGACTTCTGACGGTTGTAATGAGACACAAGCCTGCAATGACAAGCTCCAACCTGAGAATACTTCCATGGAAACTGCTCCTTCTTCTATGGTAATAAATGGCAGCTGCAGTGCTCAATTAGGAAGTGCAGAAGCATGCTTAGGACCTGCAAATGAGGTAGTCATGAGTAGATCTTCAGTTTCTGAATGCACTAGCTCAAAGCCTGATTTTTCTATTCTAAAAAGGGAGatttgtttggataatctttcaATAAGAGAGCTTCAGGAAGCATTCAGAGCTACCTTTGGTCGTCAGACTTCTGTCAAAGACAAATTGTGGCTTAAGCGACGGATTGCAATGGGATTAACTAACTCCTGTGATGTTCCAACTACAAGTTATGTGATCAAAGATAATAAAAGAGTTCACAAGGAAATGAAAGAAGAGCCATCCAGGTTGCAAAAATCTCAGACTGAAGCTGGTTCTTTGTCCATGGATCCAGTTAATGATCTGACAATTAATAATTCCCAAAATTTACCGTCTAGCCCTACTGACCAAACTGAAGACCAGCAAGTGTACAGCAAGCGACTTAGAAAACCTCTTTGTGAGGATGATGAGAAGAATGAAAATCTTCAAATGGAACAGTTTGCTGGCAAAAGGGTGAGGAAGCCTACTAGGCGGTACATTGAAGAACTTTCAGAATTTGAGACCAGGGAGTGTACTGCTAAATTGTTATCTTCAGTAAAAAATTCTGGACATTGCCAGTCCTCTCCAAAATCTCGGATCAGGCCGGTTCATGATATTGGCTCCCAGGGCATAAGCTTTGCCACCAGGCAGGACTCTCTAggaggacttggtattcaggtACCATTTGTCTCCAGGGTGAGAAGAGGGCGCCCAAGGAAGAATCTTGCGACTCTCATG AAATACCATCCTAGTGGCATTGCATCCAACCGGGTAAGAAAAGCTCTGAGGATTCCTGCCATGCAACAAAATACTGAAAGTGGAAGCAGATTAAGGAAAGCCAGAGCTCTACCTATGTATATTCCACAGCGG aactttgttGATGAGAGAGGAAAAAGGGATGTAGAAACAATTAACGGTGATGAGGAGCAATATCTGAGGCTTGAAAAGTTTGATGCAGCTGGAGATAACACAGATGATAATGCTGATAGTCGGCCACTATTGAAAGGTGGTGTTAGAAGGAAGCATCATCGAGCCTGGACTCTTGGTGAGGTTTTGAAGTTAGTTGATGGAGTAGCTAGGTATGGAGCTGGTAGGTGGTCTGAGATCAGACGGCTAGCCTTTGCCTCTTACTCTTATCGCACCTCTGTTGATCTTAAG GATAAATGGCGGAACCTGCTGAGAGCAAGCTTGGCGCATGGTCCCACGGACAAAGGG GCCAAGAACTCCAGAAAACACGCTTCGATCCCGATACCAACAAATATCCTATCACGAGTAAGGGAGCTGGCAGAGATGCACTCACAGACTGGTATTGAGCTTGGTCCAAGCAAGATTACTGGCCGTGGTGGGAGAATTGTACAGGAAAAAGGATCTGGATTTTTATGA
- the LOC140852004 gene encoding uncharacterized protein isoform X5: MGTVVDTQVDEGKDNEESDFRNIGASDPVVYQLVRVEGDGRLVPATDDEVMEVEHLLEEDKSGLASDEPTRHFDGCVSNERLPSKKSDFEGLSQSENAEADSQRLNARLEYIEVMLQKVKQEERLRLSSESLNHSTKCMDVNCQTSDGCNETQACNDKLQPENTSMETAPSSMVINGSCSAQLGSAEACLGPANEVVMSRSSVSECTSSKPDFSILKREICLDNLSIRELQEAFRATFGRQTSVKDKLWLKRRIAMGLTNSCDVPTTSYVIKDNKRVHKEMKEEPSRLQKSQTEAGSLSMDPVNDLTINNSQNLPSSPTDQTEDQQVYSKRLRKPLCEDDEKNENLQMEQFAGKRVRKPTRRYIEELSEFETRECTAKLLSSVKNSGHCQSSPKSRIRPVHDIGSQGISFATRQDSLGGLGIQVPFVSRVRRGRPRKNLATLMNFVDERGKRDVETINGDEEQYLRLEKFDAAGDNTDDNADSRPLLKGGVRRKHHRAWTLGEVLKLVDGVARYGAGRWSEIRRLAFASYSYRTSVDLKDKWRNLLRASLAHGPTDKGAKNSRKHASIPIPTNILSRVRELAEMHSQTGIELGPSKITGRGGRIVQEKGSGFL, from the exons ATGGGAACAGTTGTTGACACACAGGTTGATGAGGGAAAAGACAATGAAGAGAGTGATTTTCGAAATATCGGTGCTTCCGACCCGGTGGTTTACCAACTTGTTAGG GTTGAAGGCGACGGAAGGTTAGTTCCTGCTACAGATGATGAGGTTATGGAGGTTGAGCATCTGCTTGAGGAAGATAAGAGTGGACTTGCTTCAGATGAACCTACAAGACATTTTGATGGATGCGTTTCTAATGAAAGGTTGCCCTCCAAAAAGTCTGACTTTGAAG GACTTTCACAATCCGAAAATGCTGAAGCTGATTCACAAAGGTTGAATGCTAGGCTTGAG TATATAGAGGTGATGTTGCAAAAGGTTAAACAGGAAGAGAGGTTGCGGTTATCGTCTGAATCTCTAAATCATTCTACCAAGTGCATGGATGTAAATTGTCAGACTTCTGACGGTTGTAATGAGACACAAGCCTGCAATGACAAGCTCCAACCTGAGAATACTTCCATGGAAACTGCTCCTTCTTCTATGGTAATAAATGGCAGCTGCAGTGCTCAATTAGGAAGTGCAGAAGCATGCTTAGGACCTGCAAATGAGGTAGTCATGAGTAGATCTTCAGTTTCTGAATGCACTAGCTCAAAGCCTGATTTTTCTATTCTAAAAAGGGAGatttgtttggataatctttcaATAAGAGAGCTTCAGGAAGCATTCAGAGCTACCTTTGGTCGTCAGACTTCTGTCAAAGACAAATTGTGGCTTAAGCGACGGATTGCAATGGGATTAACTAACTCCTGTGATGTTCCAACTACAAGTTATGTGATCAAAGATAATAAAAGAGTTCACAAGGAAATGAAAGAAGAGCCATCCAGGTTGCAAAAATCTCAGACTGAAGCTGGTTCTTTGTCCATGGATCCAGTTAATGATCTGACAATTAATAATTCCCAAAATTTACCGTCTAGCCCTACTGACCAAACTGAAGACCAGCAAGTGTACAGCAAGCGACTTAGAAAACCTCTTTGTGAGGATGATGAGAAGAATGAAAATCTTCAAATGGAACAGTTTGCTGGCAAAAGGGTGAGGAAGCCTACTAGGCGGTACATTGAAGAACTTTCAGAATTTGAGACCAGGGAGTGTACTGCTAAATTGTTATCTTCAGTAAAAAATTCTGGACATTGCCAGTCCTCTCCAAAATCTCGGATCAGGCCGGTTCATGATATTGGCTCCCAGGGCATAAGCTTTGCCACCAGGCAGGACTCTCTAggaggacttggtattcaggtACCATTTGTCTCCAGGGTGAGAAGAGGGCGCCCAAGGAAGAATCTTGCGACTCTCATG aactttgttGATGAGAGAGGAAAAAGGGATGTAGAAACAATTAACGGTGATGAGGAGCAATATCTGAGGCTTGAAAAGTTTGATGCAGCTGGAGATAACACAGATGATAATGCTGATAGTCGGCCACTATTGAAAGGTGGTGTTAGAAGGAAGCATCATCGAGCCTGGACTCTTGGTGAGGTTTTGAAGTTAGTTGATGGAGTAGCTAGGTATGGAGCTGGTAGGTGGTCTGAGATCAGACGGCTAGCCTTTGCCTCTTACTCTTATCGCACCTCTGTTGATCTTAAG GATAAATGGCGGAACCTGCTGAGAGCAAGCTTGGCGCATGGTCCCACGGACAAAGGG GCCAAGAACTCCAGAAAACACGCTTCGATCCCGATACCAACAAATATCCTATCACGAGTAAGGGAGCTGGCAGAGATGCACTCACAGACTGGTATTGAGCTTGGTCCAAGCAAGATTACTGGCCGTGGTGGGAGAATTGTACAGGAAAAAGGATCTGGATTTTTATGA
- the LOC140852004 gene encoding uncharacterized protein isoform X2, with protein sequence MGTVVDTQVDEGKDNEESDFRNIGASDPVEGDGRLVPATDDEVMEVEHLLEEDKSGLASDEPTRHFDGCVSNERLPSKKSDFEGLSQSENAEADSQRLNARLEYIEVMLQKVKQEERLRLSSESLNHSTKCMDVNCQTSDGCNETQACNDKLQPENTSMETAPSSMVINGSCSAQLGSAEACLGPANEVVMSRSSVSECTSSKPDFSILKREICLDNLSIRELQEAFRATFGRQTSVKDKLWLKRRIAMGLTNSCDVPTTSYVIKDNKRVHKEMKEEPSRLQKSQTEAGSLSMDPVNDLTINNSQNLPSSPTDQTEDQQVYSKRLRKPLCEDDEKNENLQMEQFAGKRVRKPTRRYIEELSEFETRECTAKLLSSVKNSGHCQSSPKSRIRPVHDIGSQGISFATRQDSLGGLGIQVPFVSRVRRGRPRKNLATLMKYHPSGIASNRVRKALRIPAMQQNTESGSRLRKARALPMYIPQRNFVDERGKRDVETINGDEEQYLRLEKFDAAGDNTDDNADSRPLLKGGVRRKHHRAWTLGEVLKLVDGVARYGAGRWSEIRRLAFASYSYRTSVDLKDKWRNLLRASLAHGPTDKGAKNSRKHASIPIPTNILSRVRELAEMHSQTGIELGPSKITGRGGRIVQEKGSGFL encoded by the exons ATGGGAACAGTTGTTGACACACAGGTTGATGAGGGAAAAGACAATGAAGAGAGTGATTTTCGAAATATCGGTGCTTCCGACCCG GTTGAAGGCGACGGAAGGTTAGTTCCTGCTACAGATGATGAGGTTATGGAGGTTGAGCATCTGCTTGAGGAAGATAAGAGTGGACTTGCTTCAGATGAACCTACAAGACATTTTGATGGATGCGTTTCTAATGAAAGGTTGCCCTCCAAAAAGTCTGACTTTGAAG GACTTTCACAATCCGAAAATGCTGAAGCTGATTCACAAAGGTTGAATGCTAGGCTTGAG TATATAGAGGTGATGTTGCAAAAGGTTAAACAGGAAGAGAGGTTGCGGTTATCGTCTGAATCTCTAAATCATTCTACCAAGTGCATGGATGTAAATTGTCAGACTTCTGACGGTTGTAATGAGACACAAGCCTGCAATGACAAGCTCCAACCTGAGAATACTTCCATGGAAACTGCTCCTTCTTCTATGGTAATAAATGGCAGCTGCAGTGCTCAATTAGGAAGTGCAGAAGCATGCTTAGGACCTGCAAATGAGGTAGTCATGAGTAGATCTTCAGTTTCTGAATGCACTAGCTCAAAGCCTGATTTTTCTATTCTAAAAAGGGAGatttgtttggataatctttcaATAAGAGAGCTTCAGGAAGCATTCAGAGCTACCTTTGGTCGTCAGACTTCTGTCAAAGACAAATTGTGGCTTAAGCGACGGATTGCAATGGGATTAACTAACTCCTGTGATGTTCCAACTACAAGTTATGTGATCAAAGATAATAAAAGAGTTCACAAGGAAATGAAAGAAGAGCCATCCAGGTTGCAAAAATCTCAGACTGAAGCTGGTTCTTTGTCCATGGATCCAGTTAATGATCTGACAATTAATAATTCCCAAAATTTACCGTCTAGCCCTACTGACCAAACTGAAGACCAGCAAGTGTACAGCAAGCGACTTAGAAAACCTCTTTGTGAGGATGATGAGAAGAATGAAAATCTTCAAATGGAACAGTTTGCTGGCAAAAGGGTGAGGAAGCCTACTAGGCGGTACATTGAAGAACTTTCAGAATTTGAGACCAGGGAGTGTACTGCTAAATTGTTATCTTCAGTAAAAAATTCTGGACATTGCCAGTCCTCTCCAAAATCTCGGATCAGGCCGGTTCATGATATTGGCTCCCAGGGCATAAGCTTTGCCACCAGGCAGGACTCTCTAggaggacttggtattcaggtACCATTTGTCTCCAGGGTGAGAAGAGGGCGCCCAAGGAAGAATCTTGCGACTCTCATG AAATACCATCCTAGTGGCATTGCATCCAACCGGGTAAGAAAAGCTCTGAGGATTCCTGCCATGCAACAAAATACTGAAAGTGGAAGCAGATTAAGGAAAGCCAGAGCTCTACCTATGTATATTCCACAGCGG aactttgttGATGAGAGAGGAAAAAGGGATGTAGAAACAATTAACGGTGATGAGGAGCAATATCTGAGGCTTGAAAAGTTTGATGCAGCTGGAGATAACACAGATGATAATGCTGATAGTCGGCCACTATTGAAAGGTGGTGTTAGAAGGAAGCATCATCGAGCCTGGACTCTTGGTGAGGTTTTGAAGTTAGTTGATGGAGTAGCTAGGTATGGAGCTGGTAGGTGGTCTGAGATCAGACGGCTAGCCTTTGCCTCTTACTCTTATCGCACCTCTGTTGATCTTAAG GATAAATGGCGGAACCTGCTGAGAGCAAGCTTGGCGCATGGTCCCACGGACAAAGGG GCCAAGAACTCCAGAAAACACGCTTCGATCCCGATACCAACAAATATCCTATCACGAGTAAGGGAGCTGGCAGAGATGCACTCACAGACTGGTATTGAGCTTGGTCCAAGCAAGATTACTGGCCGTGGTGGGAGAATTGTACAGGAAAAAGGATCTGGATTTTTATGA
- the LOC140852004 gene encoding uncharacterized protein isoform X3: MGTVVDTQVDEGKDNEESDFRNIGASDPVVYQLVRVEGDGRLVPATDDEVMEVEHLLEEDKSGLASDEPTRHFDGCVSNERLPSKKSDFEGLSQSENAEADSQRLNARLEEERLRLSSESLNHSTKCMDVNCQTSDGCNETQACNDKLQPENTSMETAPSSMVINGSCSAQLGSAEACLGPANEVVMSRSSVSECTSSKPDFSILKREICLDNLSIRELQEAFRATFGRQTSVKDKLWLKRRIAMGLTNSCDVPTTSYVIKDNKRVHKEMKEEPSRLQKSQTEAGSLSMDPVNDLTINNSQNLPSSPTDQTEDQQVYSKRLRKPLCEDDEKNENLQMEQFAGKRVRKPTRRYIEELSEFETRECTAKLLSSVKNSGHCQSSPKSRIRPVHDIGSQGISFATRQDSLGGLGIQVPFVSRVRRGRPRKNLATLMKYHPSGIASNRVRKALRIPAMQQNTESGSRLRKARALPMYIPQRNFVDERGKRDVETINGDEEQYLRLEKFDAAGDNTDDNADSRPLLKGGVRRKHHRAWTLGEVLKLVDGVARYGAGRWSEIRRLAFASYSYRTSVDLKDKWRNLLRASLAHGPTDKGAKNSRKHASIPIPTNILSRVRELAEMHSQTGIELGPSKITGRGGRIVQEKGSGFL, encoded by the exons ATGGGAACAGTTGTTGACACACAGGTTGATGAGGGAAAAGACAATGAAGAGAGTGATTTTCGAAATATCGGTGCTTCCGACCCGGTGGTTTACCAACTTGTTAGG GTTGAAGGCGACGGAAGGTTAGTTCCTGCTACAGATGATGAGGTTATGGAGGTTGAGCATCTGCTTGAGGAAGATAAGAGTGGACTTGCTTCAGATGAACCTACAAGACATTTTGATGGATGCGTTTCTAATGAAAGGTTGCCCTCCAAAAAGTCTGACTTTGAAG GACTTTCACAATCCGAAAATGCTGAAGCTGATTCACAAAGGTTGAATGCTAGGCTTGAG GAAGAGAGGTTGCGGTTATCGTCTGAATCTCTAAATCATTCTACCAAGTGCATGGATGTAAATTGTCAGACTTCTGACGGTTGTAATGAGACACAAGCCTGCAATGACAAGCTCCAACCTGAGAATACTTCCATGGAAACTGCTCCTTCTTCTATGGTAATAAATGGCAGCTGCAGTGCTCAATTAGGAAGTGCAGAAGCATGCTTAGGACCTGCAAATGAGGTAGTCATGAGTAGATCTTCAGTTTCTGAATGCACTAGCTCAAAGCCTGATTTTTCTATTCTAAAAAGGGAGatttgtttggataatctttcaATAAGAGAGCTTCAGGAAGCATTCAGAGCTACCTTTGGTCGTCAGACTTCTGTCAAAGACAAATTGTGGCTTAAGCGACGGATTGCAATGGGATTAACTAACTCCTGTGATGTTCCAACTACAAGTTATGTGATCAAAGATAATAAAAGAGTTCACAAGGAAATGAAAGAAGAGCCATCCAGGTTGCAAAAATCTCAGACTGAAGCTGGTTCTTTGTCCATGGATCCAGTTAATGATCTGACAATTAATAATTCCCAAAATTTACCGTCTAGCCCTACTGACCAAACTGAAGACCAGCAAGTGTACAGCAAGCGACTTAGAAAACCTCTTTGTGAGGATGATGAGAAGAATGAAAATCTTCAAATGGAACAGTTTGCTGGCAAAAGGGTGAGGAAGCCTACTAGGCGGTACATTGAAGAACTTTCAGAATTTGAGACCAGGGAGTGTACTGCTAAATTGTTATCTTCAGTAAAAAATTCTGGACATTGCCAGTCCTCTCCAAAATCTCGGATCAGGCCGGTTCATGATATTGGCTCCCAGGGCATAAGCTTTGCCACCAGGCAGGACTCTCTAggaggacttggtattcaggtACCATTTGTCTCCAGGGTGAGAAGAGGGCGCCCAAGGAAGAATCTTGCGACTCTCATG AAATACCATCCTAGTGGCATTGCATCCAACCGGGTAAGAAAAGCTCTGAGGATTCCTGCCATGCAACAAAATACTGAAAGTGGAAGCAGATTAAGGAAAGCCAGAGCTCTACCTATGTATATTCCACAGCGG aactttgttGATGAGAGAGGAAAAAGGGATGTAGAAACAATTAACGGTGATGAGGAGCAATATCTGAGGCTTGAAAAGTTTGATGCAGCTGGAGATAACACAGATGATAATGCTGATAGTCGGCCACTATTGAAAGGTGGTGTTAGAAGGAAGCATCATCGAGCCTGGACTCTTGGTGAGGTTTTGAAGTTAGTTGATGGAGTAGCTAGGTATGGAGCTGGTAGGTGGTCTGAGATCAGACGGCTAGCCTTTGCCTCTTACTCTTATCGCACCTCTGTTGATCTTAAG GATAAATGGCGGAACCTGCTGAGAGCAAGCTTGGCGCATGGTCCCACGGACAAAGGG GCCAAGAACTCCAGAAAACACGCTTCGATCCCGATACCAACAAATATCCTATCACGAGTAAGGGAGCTGGCAGAGATGCACTCACAGACTGGTATTGAGCTTGGTCCAAGCAAGATTACTGGCCGTGGTGGGAGAATTGTACAGGAAAAAGGATCTGGATTTTTATGA